ATTGGGTGGTAACTCAACCCAGGGGAATTATATTGCCGCCGCGTTGAGTACCACGACGGTGACTTCAGGTAATAATCAATTTGTGTTGAATGTGAATGGTAGTAACACTGGCACAATTACCATTCCCGCCAGTGCTTATGCTGATGGTGATGCATTGGCTGCTGCTATCCAGACACGTCTGACAGTCGATTCTGTTGGTAAAAATGTGAAGGTCAGCTACAACAGCACCAGTAACAAATTGGAGTTTTATTCGACGAGTTTTGGCGCAACCTCTAATGTCACCGTGGTTTCCACCACCGGAACGCTGGCCGCAGATATTGGCTTGGGCGGTGCCGGTGGAGTTTCAACTCAGGGGCAAGGGTTGGCAGGAACTACGTTTGCGGCTACGGGGGCGGGACAGGTTTTGACCGGTAGCGGCACGTATGCTGGTGTGGAAATTCAGTACACCGGCACGAGTTCTGTCTATGTGCGCGCGACAACACCGCATGTCGGAGTCATTAAAGAATTGAACAAGTTCCTTGATGATGCATTGCTAACGAATGGCACGCTAAATGCTAAAACTAAGTCATATCGATCCCAGATTGACGACATTAATGAGGATCGGAAGACATTGTCTACTCGCCTTGAATCAATGCAGGCGAGTCTGTTAAAGAAATTTGGAGCGATGGATTCGTTGGTAGCTCAGCTAAATGGTACCAGTACGTATCTATCCGGTCAGTTTCAGCAACTGGCGAACTTGAATAAACAGAGATAACAGTCTGTTATCGGCATCCTGATCGTTGCCGTAAAACTGTATCGTATAGAGGAGAGGTTGCATGAATCCTGTAAATGCGCAAAATGCGCTCAAACAGTACGGCAAGATGAGCGCCAAGCTGGATGCTACAGAAGTTAGCTCTCATCGTTTGATCCAAATGCTCATGGAGGGTGCTCTGGATAAGATCGCCATTGCCAAGGGACATATGACGCGCAAAGAAATCAAGGAAAAAGGCAGTTATATTAGCTGGTCTATTTCCATCATCGAAGGCTTGCGCGCCAGTTTGGACTTTGAAAAAGGTGGCGAGATAGCAGCTAATCTTGAAGCGCTGTATGACTATATGCAGCGACGCCTGGTTGAGGCCAATTTGCAAAACGATGTTGCCATGCTGGATGAAGTGGCAGGGTTGTTGAAAAATATTAAAACGGCCTGGGATGAAGTCGGACAGGCGCAAAGCGGCAAGCCGACTGATAATCCTGTGGCGACAGAGTAAACCGGCATGAATGATGACAAGCTAGTGTGCGTGTATTGTGATGTCATGCAGCAGGTGCTGGTGTTGACACAATCCATGCTTGAGCATGCAACGCAGGATGAGTGGGACAAAGTTGCCTTGCTTGAGATTGAACGCGTAACGCTGTTGCAAAATCACGGTGATCTACCCTCCGAACCTGAAACAATATCTCATGCGGCGGATTTGGTTAGCCAGATACAGGCTACAAATTTGCTGATTGTCGATTTGGGTAATAAACAAATCAAATCGCTGTCGGCGCAAAGTCAAGACATTGGTCGTGGTCGCCAGGCCGTGGCTGCCTACGGTCGTTAATCCTCTTTTGCTTTTATCATTTCCTCGTATGTATTCTCCAATGCGGATGTAAAACCTTTGGCGTTCATCAAAGGGCTGTTCTGCATTTGTTGGCGTAATGTTTGACGTATGGCTGTCAGCTTTGTGCTGTCTTTTGCCAAGGTCGAGGCAATGGTCAGGTACTGGTTTTCATCCGTGGCCACCAATTCCCCAAGTCCAACCTGATGTAGCAGGCTGAAGCCTACGCGTGAGCAGTGTCTATCCCCCGCTAACGTAATCACAGGTACGCCCATCCAC
This window of the Gammaproteobacteria bacterium genome carries:
- a CDS encoding flagellar protein FliT; amino-acid sequence: MNDDKLVCVYCDVMQQVLVLTQSMLEHATQDEWDKVALLEIERVTLLQNHGDLPSEPETISHAADLVSQIQATNLLIVDLGNKQIKSLSAQSQDIGRGRQAVAAYGR
- the fliS gene encoding flagellar export chaperone FliS, which gives rise to MNPVNAQNALKQYGKMSAKLDATEVSSHRLIQMLMEGALDKIAIAKGHMTRKEIKEKGSYISWSISIIEGLRASLDFEKGGEIAANLEALYDYMQRRLVEANLQNDVAMLDEVAGLLKNIKTAWDEVGQAQSGKPTDNPVATE